CTGAGAGGCACAAAGCAGAGACTGGATGAAGAAGGTCCGGAAAAGCTGTCCAAGTGGATCGGAGCTAAAAAGGAACTTCTTTTGACCGATACGACCATGAGAGATGCACAGCAGTCTCTTATGGCTACAAGAGTAAGAACCATTGACATGGAGAAAATTGCTCCGGCTACTGCACTTTATGGCCAGAATCTGTTCTCGCTGGAAATGTGGGGCGGGGCGACCTTTGATACCTCGTATCGATTCCTTAAAGAATCCCCATGGGAAAGACTTGCTACGCTGAGAGAAAAGATTCCTAATATTCTATTTCAGATGCTGATTCGAGGTGCCAACGCAGTTGGATATAAAAACTATCCGGATAATGTTATCCGCGAATTTGTTAAAGAGTCTGCTCAGGCAGGTATCGACGTATTCCGTATCTTCGATTCATTAAACTGGATAGAAGGCATGGAGGTTGCTTTAGACGAAGTGCTGAAACAGGGAATGGTAGCAGAACCTTGTATTTGTTACACAGGAGATATTTTAGACGAAACCAGAGAAAAGTATAACCTGAAATATTATATCAACATGGCTAAGGAGCTTGAAAAGAGAGGCGCACACATTTTAGGCATCAAGGACATGACGGGTCTTTTAAGACCGATGGCGGCTAAAAAGCTGGTTGAAAGCTTGAAGAATGAGATTGATATTCCAATCCATCTTCATACCCATGATACAAGCGGTAATGGCGGAGCTACGTACCTGATGGCGGCATTAGCCGGTGTGGATATCGTCGACGCAGCCTTTAACAGCATGGCAGGTCTTACAAGCCAGCCTGCACTGAATACCATGGTTGCGGCTCTTGAAAATACAGAAAGAGCTACAGGTATTCAATTGGATGGCATTCAGCAGATTTCAAACTATTGGAATGCCGTAAGACCGGTATATCATGATTTTGAATCCGATCTGAAAGTAAGTACTGCGGAAATTTATAAATATGAGATTCCGGGAGGTCAGTATTCAAATCTGAGACCTCAGGTTGAAAGCTTTGGATTGGGACATAAATTTGAAGCTGTAAAAGACATGTATAAAACCGTAAATGAAATGCTTGGTGATATTGTCAAGGTAACGCCTTCCTCAAAAGCGGTGGGCGATATGGCTATCTTTATGGTACAAAACGACCTGACTCCGGAAAATATTTATGAAAAAGCAGCGGACATTGATTTCCCGGATTCCATCGTATCTTATTTTGAAGGAATGATGGGCCAGCCTCAGGGCGGATTCCCGGAAAAGCTTCAGAAGCTTGTATTGAAAGACAAGAAGCCGATTACCTGCAGACCGGGCGAACTTTTACAGCCGGAAGACTTTGAATATATCCGAAAAGGTCTGGTAGAGAAGCTGGGTCTTGAGGGTACGCCTCAGGAAGTCATCAGTTATGCCCTGTATCCAAAAGTATTTGTGGATTATATTCAGAGCGTAAGGAAAGATGGAGACTTCCGAATGATGGGAAGTGATATCTTCTTCCACGGACTTGCAGAAGGGGAAACTTGTGAGATCAAGATCGGAGAAGGAAAGATCCTCGTTATTAAGCTGGTGGAAGTTAAGAGTCCGGATTCGGAAGGTATGAGAGAGGTTGTATTTGAAGTAAACGGCAACAGACATTCCATCTCCATTAAAGATAAGGACTTAGAAAATATGGGCGTTGTCAAATCTTCTGCTCCTATGGCTGATCCGGATGACCCCGCACAGATCGGCGCCAATATTCCGGGAAATATTATCAAGGTTCTCGTGAAGGAAGGCGAAAAGGTTGAAGAAAAACAGCCTGTAGCGGTTATTGAAGCGATGAAAATGGAAACCAATATTTTAGCTGCTATGGCAGGAACCGTTGATAAGGTTTACGTCAAAGAAGGCCAGCAGGTAAAAGCAGGAGAATTAATCGCTGAATTGAGCAAATAAGACAAAAAAATAAAAGAATAGAGATGAAAAAGGATTGCTTGAAGAAGATGTATCACATCAGAAAGAAGCAATCCTTTTTGTTT
This region of Aminipila luticellarii genomic DNA includes:
- a CDS encoding pyruvate carboxylase — translated: MQQKFKRVLVANRGEIAIRVFRACKELGIRTVAIYSEEDRNSLFRTKADEAYQIGRGKSPVDVYLSINEIIELAKAKGVDAIHPGYGFLSENVEFARKCEEEGIVFIGPTYQMMDRLGDKIKSKIVAHEVGVPTIPGVEKAIENEEEAKKIAEACGYPIMLKAAAGGGGRGMRIVRKAEDLLAEFRSARSEAKKAFGIDDIFIEKYLESPKHIEVQVFGDNYGNIVHLHERDCSIQRRHQKVIEFTPAICITQEQRENICADALKMAKAVSYRSAGTVEFLVDKTGQHYFIEMNPRIQVEHTVTEMVTGIDIVQSQILAAEGYPLDSDRINIKSQKDIQPRGYAIQCRVTTEDPSNGFAPDTGVIDLYRTGSGFGIRLDGGNGFSGATITPYYDSLLVKVTACGRTFDDTIAKALRALDEAKIKGVKTNIGFIMNVLNHEMFRAGKCDTGFIADNPALFEIKSDDPELKILNFLGNKFVNETKGEKPQFDVPVFPRIKSEVIKELRGTKQRLDEEGPEKLSKWIGAKKELLLTDTTMRDAQQSLMATRVRTIDMEKIAPATALYGQNLFSLEMWGGATFDTSYRFLKESPWERLATLREKIPNILFQMLIRGANAVGYKNYPDNVIREFVKESAQAGIDVFRIFDSLNWIEGMEVALDEVLKQGMVAEPCICYTGDILDETREKYNLKYYINMAKELEKRGAHILGIKDMTGLLRPMAAKKLVESLKNEIDIPIHLHTHDTSGNGGATYLMAALAGVDIVDAAFNSMAGLTSQPALNTMVAALENTERATGIQLDGIQQISNYWNAVRPVYHDFESDLKVSTAEIYKYEIPGGQYSNLRPQVESFGLGHKFEAVKDMYKTVNEMLGDIVKVTPSSKAVGDMAIFMVQNDLTPENIYEKAADIDFPDSIVSYFEGMMGQPQGGFPEKLQKLVLKDKKPITCRPGELLQPEDFEYIRKGLVEKLGLEGTPQEVISYALYPKVFVDYIQSVRKDGDFRMMGSDIFFHGLAEGETCEIKIGEGKILVIKLVEVKSPDSEGMREVVFEVNGNRHSISIKDKDLENMGVVKSSAPMADPDDPAQIGANIPGNIIKVLVKEGEKVEEKQPVAVIEAMKMETNILAAMAGTVDKVYVKEGQQVKAGELIAELSK